The proteins below are encoded in one region of Xenopus laevis strain J_2021 chromosome 8L, Xenopus_laevis_v10.1, whole genome shotgun sequence:
- the nkx2-1.L gene encoding NK2 homeobox 1 L homeolog (The RefSeq protein has 1 substitution compared to this genomic sequence) yields MSMSPKHTTPFSVSDILSPLEESYKKVAMEGAGLGAPLTAAAYRQSQVSQASMQQHGMGHNGPVSAAYHMTAAGVPQLSHTTMGGYCNGNLGNLGNMSELPPYQDTMRNSSATGWYGANPDPRFSTISRFMGPSGGMNMGGLGNMGSLGDVGKSMTPLQATPRRKRRVLFSQAQVYELERRFKQQKYLSAPEREHLASMIHLTPTQVKIWFQNHRYKMKRQAKDKASQQQIQQDNSSCQQQQSPRRVAVPVLVKDGKPCQAGSNTPTAALQSHQQQTATAITITTNGLGPHQSHQTNSAGQSPDLVPHSNSPSSLQNQVTSLSHLNSSSSDYGSAMSCSTLLYGRTW; encoded by the exons ATGTCGATGAGTCCCAAGCACACTACTCCTTTCTCAGTGTCTGACATATTGAGTCCCCTGGAGGAGAGCTACAAGAAGGTGGCAATGGAGGGCGCCGGTTTAGGGGCTCCACTGACAGCAGCAGCCTATAGGCAGTCGCAGGTGTCTCAGGCCAGTATGCAACAGCACGGCATGGGCCACAATGGGCCGGTCAGCGCTGCCTACCACATGACAGCCGCGGGGGTCCCCCAACTCTCCCACACCACCATGGGGGGATACTGCAATGGCAATTTGGGAAACCTGGGCAACATGAGTGAGCTGCCACCTTACCAGGACACAATGAGGAATAGTTCCGCTACAGGATGGTATGGAGCCAACCCCGACCCACGATTCTCCACAA TTTCCCGATTCATGGGTCCCTCCGGCGGAATGAACATGGGAGGTCTCGGCAATATGGGTTCCCTAGGAGATGTAGGGAAAAGCATGACCCCCCTGCAGGCGACCCCCAGGAGAAAGCGCAGAGTTCTCTTCTCCCAGGCTCAAGTGTATGAGTTGGAGAGGCGCTTCAAACAGCAGAAATACCTGTCTGCCCCAGAGAGAGAGCACCTAGCCAGTATGATCCACCTCACCCCCACCCAGGTGAAGATCTGGTTCCAGAATCATCGCTACAAGATGAAGCGACAGGCCAAAGACAAAGCATCTCAGCAGCAGATGCAACAGGACAACAGCTCCTGTCAGCAGCAACAGTCCCCAAGAAGAGTGGCAGTGCCAGTGTTGGTGAAAGATGGTAAGCCATGCCAAGCTGGCTCTAATACACCCACAGCCGCCCTCCAAAGCCACCAGCAACAGACGGCCACAGCTATCACAATTACCACTAATGGGCTGGGGCCACACCAGAGCCACCAAACAAACAGTGCAGGTCAGTCTCCAGATCTGGTGCCCCATTCCAATAGCCCCTCCAGTCTCCAGAATCAAGTCACCAGTCTGTCTCACCTAAACTCTTCCAGCTCTGATTATGGCTCGGCTATGTCCTGCTCTACCTTGCTATATGGTAGGACATGGTGA